In Desulfuromonadales bacterium, a single genomic region encodes these proteins:
- the smc gene encoding chromosome segregation protein SMC, translating into MKIKRVEIIGFKSFVDRVSFDFQEGVTSVVGPNGCGKSNIVDAIRWSMGEQNAKNLRGRSMEDVIFGGSESRKPLGMAEVSMFFDNADGGGPAAFREYAEIMVTRRLYRNGESEYLINKTPCRLLDISELFMDTGVGARAYSIIEQGKIGMILNAKPEDRRFLIEEAAGVTKYKSRKKSALRKIEATRQNLLRLGDIVSEVRRQLNSLKRQAQKAERFRTLREELKGIETRIAAGRYRQLQAEREGLGREELGRQQELEGVSGQLAEQELRLEELRLQHLDREKAVTQGQERLFHLGAELQKTEGRLELSQREIETLLRQQERQAAEQDENARRLAGLDEEETSLRDGSSSLGSELEGMQRQLGEGEGHLEECAANEQDLVSRLETTRAALYALLNALSRAGALQDEARRRLQNLEERAARNRGDAVTVREQTEEAQALLAALEMTLRGFRERRTGLQQEREGLQETVLTLRRRIEENENALLVRREELNRFRSRLETLRQLEKNLEGYGAGVKTLLGENAFRGRFGRMVADFLEVPARYEAAVEAALGDRLQALPATAGDALEALAFLRQKDGRCTFVLPGFSAAAPAAINDATPLLELVQPRLGAESTVAVLLAGVCLVESLEPYLAVPLPAGVVLVTEAGETLSARGELTGGGRQALAQGLLHKRREMKELAERVGGLEALVEALQSERQQLREDLTEAEEQLRETEAALHRKELKVVDSEKDLLRISGEADRLRERLEVLSLEEDQLHEEREELERQLREASRGREEQESQKAQHEEGVARLQEELQVLRRETETVRERVTSLKVAVASLREREEGSRRSLERLAQLRVELRARAALLTSREAEGKGEEERLRSEMERQRVELDLLFRRREEEKGRFEKTRERFEAGSREIEAQEDLLKGLRSRLHQARESLSALQLKGRELEMQAEHLRQGVLERYRLDLAEASPPPEAFCSTADDERRMQDLRRQIDDIGEVNLTAIEEYQELEGRFSFLSLQQEDLRQSLEGLQTAITKINRTTRKRFRETFDQINAKFQEVFPRLFRGGRAELQLTDEEDLLETGIDIVVQPPGKKLQNVNLLSGGEKALTAVALIFSIFLIKPSPFCILDEVDAPLDDVNIGRFNELVKEMAEISQFIIITHNKRTMQIADTLYGVTMEEPGVSKLVSVRINEF; encoded by the coding sequence ATGAAGATCAAGCGGGTAGAAATCATCGGTTTCAAGTCCTTCGTCGACCGGGTTTCCTTCGACTTCCAGGAAGGAGTTACATCCGTGGTCGGGCCCAATGGCTGCGGCAAGAGCAATATCGTCGACGCCATCCGCTGGTCCATGGGGGAGCAGAACGCCAAGAACCTGCGCGGCCGCTCCATGGAGGATGTCATCTTCGGCGGCAGTGAATCCCGCAAACCGCTGGGGATGGCCGAAGTTTCCATGTTCTTCGACAATGCTGACGGAGGGGGCCCCGCCGCTTTCCGCGAGTATGCCGAAATCATGGTGACGCGGCGCCTTTACCGCAACGGCGAGAGTGAGTATCTGATCAACAAGACCCCCTGCCGTCTGCTCGACATCAGCGAACTCTTCATGGATACGGGGGTCGGCGCCCGCGCCTATTCGATCATCGAGCAGGGCAAGATCGGCATGATCCTCAATGCCAAGCCCGAGGACCGCCGCTTCCTGATCGAGGAGGCGGCCGGGGTCACCAAGTATAAATCCCGCAAGAAATCGGCGTTGCGCAAGATCGAGGCCACCCGGCAGAACCTGCTGCGGCTCGGCGATATCGTGTCGGAAGTGCGCCGGCAGTTGAACAGTCTCAAGCGCCAGGCACAGAAAGCCGAGCGCTTCCGCACCCTGCGGGAGGAACTCAAGGGGATCGAAACGCGGATTGCCGCCGGGCGTTACCGGCAGCTGCAGGCGGAGAGGGAAGGCCTAGGCAGGGAGGAGCTCGGCCGGCAGCAGGAACTGGAAGGGGTTTCGGGGCAGCTCGCCGAACAGGAACTCCGTCTCGAGGAACTGCGCCTGCAGCACCTAGACAGGGAAAAGGCGGTCACCCAGGGGCAGGAACGCCTCTTTCATCTTGGTGCAGAACTGCAGAAGACGGAGGGGCGCCTCGAGCTCAGCCAGCGGGAGATCGAGACGCTGTTGCGCCAGCAGGAGCGTCAGGCTGCCGAGCAGGATGAGAACGCCCGTCGCCTCGCCGGTCTCGATGAGGAGGAGACCTCGCTGCGGGACGGGTCCAGTTCGCTCGGCAGCGAACTCGAAGGGATGCAGCGGCAACTGGGGGAAGGCGAAGGCCACCTGGAAGAGTGCGCAGCCAATGAACAGGATCTGGTCAGTCGGCTGGAAACCACCCGCGCCGCTCTCTATGCGCTGCTCAATGCACTCTCTCGCGCCGGCGCGCTGCAGGACGAAGCCCGACGCCGCCTTCAGAACCTGGAAGAGCGCGCGGCGCGCAACCGGGGCGATGCCGTCACGGTGCGTGAGCAGACTGAAGAAGCGCAGGCGCTGCTGGCGGCGCTGGAAATGACGCTTCGGGGATTCCGCGAACGCCGCACCGGTCTGCAGCAGGAGCGCGAGGGGCTGCAGGAGACGGTCCTGACCCTGCGCCGGCGCATCGAAGAAAACGAAAACGCCCTGTTGGTCCGGCGCGAGGAGCTCAACCGCTTCCGCTCCCGGCTGGAGACGCTGCGGCAATTGGAGAAAAATCTCGAGGGGTACGGCGCCGGCGTCAAGACCCTGCTCGGCGAGAACGCCTTCCGTGGCCGCTTCGGCCGGATGGTTGCCGACTTTCTTGAGGTGCCTGCCCGTTACGAGGCGGCCGTGGAAGCGGCCTTGGGAGACAGGCTGCAGGCGCTACCGGCGACTGCCGGCGATGCCTTGGAAGCGCTGGCCTTCCTGCGCCAGAAAGATGGGCGTTGCACGTTCGTCCTGCCCGGGTTCTCTGCCGCCGCCCCGGCCGCCATCAACGACGCCACGCCGTTGCTCGAGCTGGTGCAGCCGCGTCTGGGTGCGGAGTCGACGGTAGCCGTCCTGCTCGCCGGGGTATGTCTGGTCGAGAGTCTCGAACCCTATCTGGCAGTGCCGCTGCCGGCCGGCGTGGTGCTGGTCACCGAAGCCGGCGAGACGCTGAGTGCGCGGGGGGAACTCACCGGCGGCGGCCGTCAGGCTCTCGCCCAAGGCCTTCTGCACAAACGGCGCGAGATGAAAGAACTGGCCGAGCGGGTAGGGGGGCTGGAGGCGCTGGTCGAGGCCCTCCAGTCCGAGCGTCAGCAGCTCCGGGAAGACCTGACCGAGGCGGAGGAGCAGCTGCGCGAAACGGAGGCGGCGCTGCACCGCAAGGAGCTGAAAGTGGTCGACAGCGAAAAGGACCTCCTGCGGATCAGTGGTGAGGCCGACCGACTGCGCGAGCGCCTGGAGGTGCTCAGCCTCGAGGAAGATCAGCTACACGAAGAGCGGGAGGAACTGGAGCGCCAGTTGCGGGAGGCTTCCCGGGGCCGCGAAGAACAGGAGTCGCAGAAAGCCCAGCACGAAGAAGGCGTGGCTCGGTTGCAGGAGGAACTGCAGGTTTTGCGCCGGGAGACGGAAACGGTGAGGGAGCGGGTCACCTCACTCAAGGTGGCCGTCGCCAGCCTTCGTGAGCGGGAGGAAGGGAGTCGCCGCAGTCTGGAGCGGCTCGCGCAGCTTCGCGTGGAATTGCGGGCCCGGGCCGCCCTGCTGACCAGCCGGGAGGCCGAGGGAAAAGGGGAAGAAGAGCGGCTGCGCAGCGAAATGGAACGGCAGCGCGTCGAGCTCGATCTCCTCTTCCGCCGGCGGGAAGAGGAAAAAGGGCGTTTCGAGAAGACCCGCGAGCGGTTCGAGGCCGGCAGCCGTGAGATCGAGGCGCAGGAGGACCTGCTCAAGGGGCTGCGCAGCCGGCTGCATCAGGCCCGGGAGTCGCTTTCCGCGCTGCAACTCAAAGGGCGCGAGTTGGAGATGCAGGCCGAGCACCTGCGCCAGGGCGTTCTGGAGCGTTACCGGCTGGACCTGGCCGAGGCTTCACCGCCCCCTGAGGCGTTCTGCTCAACAGCGGATGACGAGCGACGCATGCAGGATCTTCGGCGCCAGATCGACGATATCGGCGAAGTCAACCTCACCGCCATCGAGGAGTACCAGGAGCTGGAAGGGCGCTTCAGCTTTCTCTCCCTGCAGCAGGAGGATCTGCGGCAGTCTCTCGAAGGCTTGCAGACCGCCATTACCAAGATCAACCGGACCACCCGCAAACGCTTCCGCGAAACCTTCGATCAGATCAACGCCAAGTTTCAGGAGGTTTTCCCCCGGCTGTTCCGAGGTGGACGGGCCGAACTGCAGCTGACCGACGAGGAGGACCTGCTGGAGACGGGAATCGACATCGTCGTCCAGCCGCCGGGCAAGAAACTGCAGAACGTCAACCTCCTCTCCGGCGGCGAGAAGGCACTGACGGCGGTGGCGCTGATCTTTTCGATCTTTCTGATCAAGCCATCCCCTTTCTGCATTCTGGATGAAGTCGATGCGCCGCTCGATGACGTCAACATCGGCCGGTTCAACGAACTGGTCAAGGAGATGGCCGAGATTTCCCAGTTCATCATCATCACCCACAACAAGCGCACCATGCAGATTGCCGATACCCTGTACGGAGTGACCATGGAGGAACCGGGGGTCTCCAAACTGGTTTCGGTCCGGATTAATGAATTCTAG
- a CDS encoding roadblock/LC7 domain-containing protein, which translates to MSFKKLLTELVESVPHAQGAIIVDWEGEAVDHVAMIDDYELKVIGAHKGVILNNLREVVRRLDGGDLEELVIATEKAQMLVLPLTEEYFLALTLGNGESLGRALFEARRCAARLKVEIA; encoded by the coding sequence ATGTCGTTCAAAAAGCTGCTGACGGAGTTGGTCGAAAGTGTTCCCCACGCCCAGGGGGCGATTATCGTCGACTGGGAAGGGGAAGCGGTCGATCATGTGGCCATGATAGACGACTATGAGCTCAAGGTCATCGGTGCGCACAAAGGGGTCATTCTGAACAACCTGCGGGAAGTGGTGCGTCGCCTGGACGGGGGCGACCTGGAGGAGCTGGTGATCGCCACCGAAAAGGCCCAGATGCTGGTCCTGCCGTTGACGGAAGAGTACTTTTTGGCTCTCACCCTGGGAAACGGAGAGTCTTTGGGGCGGGCGCTGTTCGAGGCGAGGCGGTGCGCCGCCCGGCTGAAGGTAGAAATTGCCTGA
- the ftsY gene encoding signal recognition particle-docking protein FtsY produces MESNSRLLEWLSGLLAGLGVSPDYLALGSMMVLYLLGILAVLLVIVVLLRRRRPIEMPPPAPPAREEGPAAPPVDVGEQKPAEEEVVEAAAPKVAGEEVAAPVAPPAPPAAALLRQAVVEPALAEEAPVTLFERMRAGLAKTQSALVGRIDALLGGRQRVDAEVLEELEEILITADFGMKTTQDLVQSLEKRVAGNGAVEGLRDLLKEEIRQRLRLEAAPLNLSAATPFVVMVVGVNGVGKTTTIGKLARQFAAQGKKVVLGAGDTFRAAAAEQLAIWGERAGVDVVRHAEGADPAAVAFDAAKAAVARGADVLILDTAGRLHTKVNLMEELKKIRRVLSREIPGAPHETLLVLDATTGQNALVQARLFRDAVEVSGIALTKLDGTAKGGVVVAIGAELGLPVRFVGIGEGVDDLRPFDADLFVDALFQQNV; encoded by the coding sequence ATGGAGTCGAATTCCCGTTTGCTCGAATGGCTGAGCGGCCTGCTGGCCGGCCTGGGCGTGTCGCCAGACTACCTCGCCCTGGGGTCCATGATGGTGCTCTACCTCCTCGGCATCCTTGCTGTTTTGCTGGTGATCGTGGTTCTTTTGCGGCGCCGCCGGCCAATCGAGATGCCTCCGCCCGCACCGCCGGCTCGTGAAGAAGGCCCTGCGGCGCCTCCCGTCGATGTCGGCGAGCAAAAACCCGCCGAAGAGGAGGTCGTCGAGGCCGCCGCGCCGAAAGTCGCTGGGGAGGAGGTTGCTGCGCCAGTCGCCCCCCCTGCACCGCCTGCCGCAGCACTCTTGCGGCAAGCGGTGGTGGAGCCGGCATTGGCCGAAGAGGCACCGGTCACCTTGTTCGAGCGGATGCGGGCTGGTTTGGCTAAAACCCAATCGGCTCTGGTAGGCCGCATCGATGCTTTGCTGGGCGGCCGGCAGCGGGTGGATGCCGAAGTGCTGGAGGAACTGGAAGAAATACTCATCACCGCGGACTTCGGAATGAAAACCACTCAGGACCTGGTGCAGTCGCTGGAAAAGCGGGTTGCCGGCAATGGTGCGGTCGAAGGCCTGCGCGACCTTCTCAAGGAGGAGATTCGCCAGCGGCTTCGCCTGGAAGCCGCCCCGCTAAATCTTTCCGCCGCAACCCCCTTTGTGGTCATGGTGGTGGGAGTGAACGGCGTCGGCAAGACCACCACGATTGGCAAACTGGCCCGTCAGTTCGCAGCTCAAGGGAAAAAAGTCGTGCTCGGCGCCGGGGACACATTCCGTGCCGCTGCCGCTGAGCAACTGGCCATCTGGGGTGAGCGGGCCGGCGTCGATGTGGTCCGCCACGCCGAAGGTGCCGATCCGGCAGCGGTGGCGTTCGATGCGGCCAAGGCCGCGGTCGCCAGGGGTGCCGATGTGCTCATCCTCGACACTGCAGGCCGACTGCACACCAAGGTGAATCTAATGGAAGAGCTGAAAAAAATTCGCCGCGTCCTGTCTCGCGAGATTCCAGGCGCCCCCCATGAAACGCTGCTGGTGCTCGATGCCACCACCGGCCAGAACGCCCTGGTCCAGGCCCGTCTCTTCCGGGATGCGGTGGAGGTTTCGGGGATCGCTCTGACCAAGCTTGATGGTACGGCCAAGGGCGGGGTAGTGGTGGCGATCGGCGCCGAACTCGGTCTGCCGGTGCGCTTTGTCGGCATTGGCGAGGGAGTCGATGATCTGCGACCATTCGATGCCGACCTGTTTGTCGATGCGTTATTTCAGCAGAACGTTTAA
- a CDS encoding cell division protein ZapB — translation MDLNIVLRLEKKIDQLLARNQELEEERNRLLAEKKTLVGERERFCAELDRVLTKLDRLDQEMP, via the coding sequence GTGGATTTGAATATAGTTCTTCGGCTGGAAAAAAAGATCGATCAGCTTCTGGCCCGGAATCAGGAACTGGAGGAAGAGCGCAACCGGTTGCTCGCGGAGAAAAAAACGCTCGTCGGTGAGCGCGAGCGTTTCTGCGCCGAACTGGACAGAGTGCTTACCAAACTGGACCGTCTGGATCAGGAGATGCCTTGA
- a CDS encoding cell division protein ZapA produces the protein MKHTVQVTILGQQYTVKSEATPDEVAKVVDFVNDKIAEVAASGRTVDSLHVAVLALLNLAGTFLRLQEERLIMTSQPFSDTQADSRLLRLLERLEQACPEAS, from the coding sequence TTGAAGCATACCGTTCAGGTAACGATTCTCGGTCAGCAGTATACCGTGAAGAGCGAGGCTACCCCGGACGAAGTCGCCAAGGTGGTCGATTTTGTGAATGATAAAATCGCCGAGGTGGCGGCATCGGGGCGAACCGTCGATTCCCTCCATGTTGCCGTCCTCGCTCTGCTCAATCTGGCAGGCACGTTCCTTCGTCTGCAGGAAGAGCGGTTGATAATGACTTCCCAGCCGTTTTCGGACACGCAGGCGGATTCTAGACTCTTACGCTTGCTGGAACGGTTGGAGCAGGCCTGTCCGGAAGCATCATAG
- a CDS encoding 5-formyltetrahydrofolate cyclo-ligase, with product MPKRSIRDELLARRRHLAVETCLGRSLAAQQSLLLAPEFVSATVVALYSPVRNEVFTEEIFTEARRCGKIVAYPRVRGALLEFVEVKERQELETGAYGILEPCGVHVVPLAALELIVVPGVAFDLAGHRLGYGKGYYDRLLHECRGLLVGLCFDFQLVEKLPAEAHDVRMNMVVTDERTLHFAADGSGSNRQPNIN from the coding sequence ATGCCCAAACGCTCCATTCGGGACGAATTACTCGCTCGCCGTCGCCACCTGGCGGTTGAAACTTGTCTGGGGCGTAGTCTGGCGGCGCAACAGTCGCTCCTGCTCGCCCCTGAATTTGTTTCGGCAACCGTCGTGGCTTTGTATAGCCCGGTGCGGAACGAAGTTTTTACCGAAGAAATATTCACAGAAGCCCGCCGTTGCGGCAAAATCGTAGCTTATCCTCGAGTGCGCGGGGCCTTGCTGGAATTTGTCGAAGTGAAGGAGCGACAGGAGCTTGAAACCGGAGCTTACGGTATTCTCGAGCCGTGCGGAGTGCACGTCGTTCCGTTGGCGGCGCTTGAGTTGATCGTGGTGCCGGGAGTCGCCTTCGACCTTGCCGGGCACCGTCTAGGCTATGGCAAGGGCTATTATGACCGCTTACTGCACGAATGCAGGGGACTACTCGTTGGCCTCTGTTTTGATTTCCAACTGGTCGAGAAGCTGCCTGCTGAAGCTCACGACGTCCGAATGAACATGGTAGTGACCGATGAACGCACGTTGCATTTTGCTGCTGACGGTTCTGGCAGCAACAGGCAACCCAACATAAACTAA
- the rny gene encoding ribonuclease Y, translating to MRIELVLILIVAASAVSVFAGMLLRRKLAESRIANAERASEQIVEEARKEADSIRKEAVIQAKDMVLEAKSDWEKESRELRRELQVQEKRLLQKEENLDRKIIQLDDRESDLGKREKGLLQQEEHLRSREQEVDSLILEQRTRLENISGLKSEEAKQQLMAAMESEARHDSAKRIKEIEDEARESADKKAKEILALAIQRYAGDFVAEKTVSVVPLPSDEMKGRIIGREGRNIRAIEAATGIDLIIDDTPEAVIISGFNPVRREVARLALERLITDGRIHPARIEEVVSKATQDVDNAIREAGEQATFDVGVHGIHPEIIKLIGRLRYRTSYGQNVLQHSLEVAFLCGIMASELGLNVKQAKRAGLLHDIGKAVDHEIEGSHAVIGADLARKYGEAPPIVHALAAHHEDEKPESILAVLVQAADALSGARPGARREMLETYVKRLEELERIGTSFRGVTSCFAIQAGREIRVMVSSDEVTDAQAHVLAKDVARKIEDEMTYPGQIKVNVIRETRAIEYAK from the coding sequence TTGCGAATAGAACTCGTGCTGATTTTGATTGTCGCCGCCTCGGCTGTCAGCGTATTCGCCGGCATGCTGTTGCGCCGTAAACTGGCTGAGTCCCGCATCGCCAATGCGGAAAGGGCTTCGGAGCAGATTGTCGAGGAAGCCAGGAAAGAGGCGGATTCGATCCGCAAGGAAGCAGTTATCCAGGCCAAGGATATGGTGCTGGAGGCCAAATCCGACTGGGAGAAGGAGTCCCGGGAGTTGCGCCGTGAACTGCAGGTGCAGGAAAAACGGCTGCTGCAGAAAGAAGAGAACCTGGATCGAAAGATCATTCAACTGGATGACCGGGAGAGTGATCTCGGCAAGCGGGAAAAGGGCCTGCTTCAGCAGGAAGAGCATCTCAGAAGCCGGGAGCAGGAAGTCGATAGCCTGATCCTTGAGCAGAGGACTCGACTGGAAAATATCTCGGGCCTGAAGTCCGAGGAGGCCAAACAGCAGTTGATGGCGGCCATGGAAAGCGAAGCCCGGCACGATTCGGCCAAGCGGATCAAGGAAATCGAGGATGAGGCCAGGGAGTCCGCGGACAAGAAGGCCAAGGAGATCCTGGCTCTTGCTATCCAGCGCTACGCCGGCGATTTTGTCGCCGAGAAAACGGTGAGTGTGGTGCCGCTGCCTTCCGACGAGATGAAGGGGCGCATCATCGGCCGTGAGGGGCGCAACATCCGGGCGATCGAAGCAGCCACCGGCATCGATCTGATTATTGACGACACGCCCGAGGCCGTCATTATCTCGGGGTTCAATCCGGTGCGTCGCGAAGTGGCCCGGCTGGCCTTGGAGCGTCTGATCACCGACGGGCGCATTCATCCCGCGCGGATTGAGGAAGTGGTCAGCAAGGCCACGCAGGATGTCGACAATGCCATTCGTGAAGCCGGTGAGCAAGCCACTTTCGATGTCGGGGTGCACGGCATCCATCCGGAGATCATCAAGCTGATCGGTCGTCTCCGGTATCGCACCTCCTACGGACAGAACGTCCTGCAGCATTCCCTGGAGGTGGCCTTCCTGTGCGGAATCATGGCATCTGAACTGGGATTGAATGTCAAACAGGCCAAGCGTGCAGGACTGCTGCACGACATCGGCAAAGCTGTCGATCATGAAATCGAGGGCTCGCACGCGGTGATCGGTGCTGATCTGGCGCGTAAGTACGGTGAGGCACCCCCGATTGTTCACGCCCTTGCGGCCCACCACGAGGACGAGAAACCCGAGTCGATCCTTGCTGTCCTGGTGCAGGCGGCAGACGCCCTTTCGGGTGCGCGTCCCGGCGCCCGCCGAGAGATGCTTGAGACCTATGTCAAGCGGTTGGAGGAACTCGAGCGCATTGGTACCTCCTTCAGGGGGGTCACCAGTTGTTTTGCCATTCAGGCCGGCCGGGAAATCCGGGTGATGGTATCCAGCGATGAGGTGACCGATGCTCAGGCGCATGTACTGGCCAAAGATGTCGCTCGCAAGATCGAGGACGAGATGACTTACCCCGGGCAGATCAAGGTCAACGTCATCCGGGAAACCCGGGCCATCGAATATGCCAAGTAG